In a genomic window of Lathamus discolor isolate bLatDis1 chromosome 4, bLatDis1.hap1, whole genome shotgun sequence:
- the LOC136013271 gene encoding carbonyl reductase [NADPH] 1-like: MSNVPVAVVTGSNKGIGFSIVRALCHQFPGDVYVTARDPGRGQEAVKKLQEEGLHALFHQLDIDDLQSIRALRDFLKEKYGGLDVLVNNAGIAFKIHDTTPFAVQAEVTLKTNFFGTRNACTELLPLVKPYGRVVNVSSMASRLALGKCSRELQEKFRSDTITEDELVELMTKFVEDAKKGVHEKEGWPNTAYSVSKIGVTVLSRIQARMLNEKRRDDHILLNACCPGWVRTDMAGPKAPKSPDEGAETPVYLALLPSDADGPHGQFVSEKTVQTW, encoded by the exons ATGTCCAATGTACCAGTGGCTGTGGTGACCGGATCCAACAAAGGGATCGGCTTCTCAATTGTTCGGGCTCTATGCCACCAGTTCCCAGGGGATGTGTATGTGACAGCTCGAGACCCTGGCCGTGGCCAGGAAGCAGTGAAAAAGCTCCAAGAGGAAGGACTGCATGCGCTCTTCCATCAGCTGGATATTGATGATCTGCAGAGCATCAGAGCTCTCCGTGACTTCCTAAAGGAGAAATATGGAGGGCTGGACGTGCTGGTTAATAATGCAGGGATCGCTTTCAAAA TCCATGACACAACTCCATTTGCGGTCCAAGCAGAGGTTACACTGAAGACAAACTTCTTTGGAACAAGAAATGCTTGCACAGAATTGTTGCCTCTTGTGAAGCCTTACG GTAGAGTGGTGAATGTCTCTAGTATGGCAAGTAGATTAGCGCTGGGAAAGTGCAGCAGAGAGCTACAGGAGAAGTTTCGCAGCGACACTATCACTGAGGATGAGTTAGTGGAACTCATGACTAAATTTGTGGAAGATGCAAAAAAAGgtgtgcatgagaaggagggtTGGCCAAATACTGCCTATAGTGTCTCCAAAATTGGTGTCACAGTCTTGTCCAGGATTCAAGCCCGAATgttaaatgagaaaagaagaGATGACCACATCCTTCTCAATGCCTGCTGTCCTGGATGGGTGAGAACAGACATGGCAGGTCCTAAAGCCCCTAAATCACCAGATGAAGGGGCTGAGACCCCAGTTTACTTGGCCCTGTTGCCTTCAGATGCTGATGGTCCTCATGGCCAGTTTGTTAGTGAAAAAACTGTTCAAACCTGGTAA